The Paenibacillus uliginis N3/975 genome has a window encoding:
- a CDS encoding prepilin peptidase: protein MTIFYYSYAAIIGLFLGSFYNVVGLRVPQGESIIRPRSHCTNCQHTLGPSELVPFFSYLWLKGACRSCGTKISPLYLITEVGTALLFAMAPWVMGWSLELLVAWSLTSLLVIITITDLRYMLIPNKILIVFVILFILLRFLVPLHPWWDMFAGAASGFTLLLLIALISKNGMGGGDIKLFAVLGLALGWKGVLLAFLFSTFYGTLIGVVGMILGKVHRGQPMPFGPAIAVGTMTAYLWGDAFINWYYQSFF from the coding sequence ATGACCATTTTCTACTATAGTTATGCAGCAATTATTGGCTTATTTTTAGGTTCCTTCTATAATGTGGTGGGACTTCGGGTACCGCAAGGGGAGTCGATTATTCGACCGCGTTCGCATTGCACGAATTGTCAACACACATTAGGTCCAAGTGAACTCGTCCCTTTTTTTTCATATCTATGGTTAAAAGGTGCTTGCAGAAGCTGTGGCACGAAGATATCTCCCTTATATCTCATCACTGAAGTCGGCACGGCTTTGCTGTTTGCGATGGCCCCGTGGGTTATGGGGTGGTCGCTTGAATTACTCGTAGCATGGAGCCTAACCTCACTTCTCGTTATTATTACGATTACAGATTTACGTTATATGTTGATTCCAAATAAAATATTGATCGTGTTTGTCATTCTATTTATTCTTCTTCGATTTCTTGTTCCACTCCATCCTTGGTGGGATATGTTTGCCGGAGCGGCGAGTGGCTTTACATTGCTATTATTGATTGCCCTCATCAGCAAGAACGGCATGGGTGGTGGAGACATTAAGTTGTTTGCTGTCTTGGGGTTAGCATTGGGATGGAAGGGTGTTCTGCTCGCTTTCTTGTTCTCTACGTTTTACGGAACGCTGATTGGGGTTGTTGGAATGATCCTCGGTAAGGTTCACAGAGGTCAGCCGATGCCTTTTGGTCCAGCGATTGCGGTGGGAACCATGACCGCTTATTTGTGGGGAGATGCGTTTATTAATTGGTATTATCAGTCCTTTTTTTGA
- the pilM gene encoding type IV pilus biogenesis protein PilM codes for MIASRRDKANQTRKERPANGLRGSIKGNKSSIPKRKMVSFVIKDHVIRYIDSKKPDFYGVVACGEHFLPSGVIQDGKIVDVDRFRTILRDCVRKWNLKDREVQFLVPDSLVIVRKIEIPTDVQDDEIKGHLYLELGTNIHLPFDNPIFDIDFLGQKEDTKEILLFAAPEDVITEYTQIMKSVNLKPAVADVSSLAIYRLFHKVYGESDHVFPDGSTTLSVQFDLQTVTVSVLSQHKLLLLRQFKMNLSLENWERKIDRHGASVPVWIGEENYLKYEINVMMGEIQRVINFYRTLTQHDDEIEIILLTGDYPDLEGIGQNLQQAFGKAPLLFRNELFDTQSKELITPKYYLALGLSLKGGV; via the coding sequence ATGATTGCTAGCAGACGGGATAAAGCAAATCAAACACGTAAGGAACGTCCAGCGAATGGACTGCGTGGCTCAATCAAAGGCAACAAAAGTAGCATTCCAAAAAGGAAGATGGTTAGCTTCGTCATTAAAGATCATGTCATTCGTTATATCGATTCGAAAAAGCCAGATTTTTATGGCGTTGTTGCTTGTGGCGAGCACTTTTTGCCGTCTGGTGTTATTCAAGATGGAAAAATTGTGGATGTTGATCGCTTTCGGACGATCTTAAGAGATTGTGTTCGTAAGTGGAATTTGAAGGATCGTGAAGTCCAATTTCTTGTACCCGATTCGCTTGTAATCGTTCGTAAGATCGAAATACCTACAGATGTTCAGGACGACGAGATCAAAGGGCATCTATATCTAGAATTGGGAACGAATATTCATTTGCCGTTTGATAACCCGATCTTTGATATTGACTTTCTCGGTCAGAAAGAAGATACAAAAGAAATTTTATTATTTGCAGCTCCAGAGGATGTAATAACGGAGTATACCCAAATTATGAAAAGTGTCAATCTGAAACCAGCCGTAGCGGATGTATCTTCATTAGCAATATATCGGTTGTTCCATAAAGTCTATGGGGAATCAGATCATGTATTTCCTGACGGATCGACAACCCTTTCGGTTCAATTCGATTTACAGACTGTTACGGTTAGTGTGCTCAGTCAACATAAGTTGCTATTATTACGCCAATTTAAAATGAATCTCTCATTAGAGAACTGGGAACGAAAAATAGATAGACATGGGGCATCGGTGCCAGTATGGATCGGTGAAGAGAACTATTTGAAATATGAAATTAATGTGATGATGGGCGAAATTCAGCGTGTAATCAACTTTTATCGGACTTTAACGCAGCATGATGACGAGATTGAAATCATCCTGCTTACGGGGGATTACCCGGATCTTGAAGGCATTGGTCAAAACCTGCAGCAGGCGTTCGGGAAGGCTCCGCTGTTATTTCGCAACGAATTATTCGATACCCAATCGAAAGAATTAATTACTCCCAAATACTATTTGGCGCTTGGTTTGTCCTTAAAGGGGGGCGTCTAA
- a CDS encoding PilN domain-containing protein, with translation MLSDINLLPQREQRSIFFILALSIILSIGLIGGGILFYQYQSLSKEKDAKQSESKIIAEQIEKATAQLLTASLQSMTGQYQEIVNTLIKLPIQTVKILNDMTAALPQNGYFKSYTYQDTGTISLIATFSSMEETAQYLHQLTVSDWVKHIEISSVSRQDNETESTLYEANYTVQLKREAFPSAKGADGN, from the coding sequence ATGCTAAGTGACATTAATTTACTTCCACAGCGAGAGCAGCGTAGCATTTTTTTTATTCTAGCTTTATCCATTATTTTATCCATTGGACTTATCGGTGGGGGGATACTATTCTATCAGTACCAATCGTTATCGAAAGAAAAAGATGCGAAGCAGTCGGAGAGCAAGATCATTGCGGAGCAGATTGAGAAAGCAACGGCGCAACTTCTAACAGCTTCTCTCCAATCCATGACAGGACAGTATCAAGAAATTGTAAATACGCTTATAAAACTGCCCATTCAAACTGTAAAGATTCTGAATGACATGACGGCTGCTTTGCCGCAAAATGGTTATTTTAAATCGTATACCTATCAAGATACAGGTACCATTTCGCTGATAGCAACTTTCAGCAGTATGGAAGAGACAGCACAATACCTCCATCAGCTAACAGTCTCGGATTGGGTGAAGCATATTGAGATTAGTTCTGTCTCTAGACAGGATAATGAGACAGAATCCACCCTCTATGAAGCAAATTATACGGTTCAGTTGAAAAGAGAAGCTTTCCCGAGCGCGAAAGGAGCTGATGGAAATTGA
- a CDS encoding alcohol dehydrogenase catalytic domain-containing protein, which produces MAFDDFSFELPLILGWDAAGTVIEAGEKVKKVRAGDMRDLSTFHPGRVYIKA; this is translated from the coding sequence ATAGCTTTTGACGATTTTTCGTTTGAATTACCTCTCATACTGGGATGGGATGCAGCTGGAACCGTCATTGAGGCAGGGGAAAAAGTGAAAAAAGTCCGAGCTGGGGATATGCGGGATTTATCGACATTCCACCCTGGCCGTGTCTACATAAAAGCGTAA
- a CDS encoding ATP-binding protein, with translation MEMLKPPAETLYEKQLRALREEDTGKRPPNWLLSPAYVRDFIIGRDEPAMLDSEPIEITRKFYGNDVLIERAVVTLAGNRGLMLVGEPGTAKTMLSELLAAAVSGTSLNTIQGTAGTTEDMIKYSWNYAMLLDKGPSEAALVPSPLYTGMKKGILTRFEEITRSPSEAQDSLISILSDKVMSIPELEGGVLFAQPGFNVIATANIRDKGINEMSGALKRRFNFETIKPIGNVKMEAKIIESQARSLLQHSGIEVEIDTEVVELLATTFMELRTGMTREGYRLDSPQATMSTAEAVSVYVQSAMTSYYYEGKDIALDRLVQNMLGTIAKENEKDLSILKTYFSKVVKMRSKDEGIWSRYYEEQKWIG, from the coding sequence ATGGAGATGCTGAAACCACCCGCTGAGACACTATACGAAAAGCAGTTGCGGGCGCTGCGCGAGGAGGACACGGGCAAACGCCCCCCGAACTGGCTGTTGTCCCCGGCATATGTGCGGGACTTCATAATTGGGCGGGACGAGCCTGCCATGCTTGATAGCGAGCCGATCGAAATCACGCGCAAATTTTACGGCAATGACGTGCTGATCGAGCGCGCGGTCGTGACGCTGGCGGGCAACCGGGGCCTGATGCTGGTGGGAGAGCCGGGCACTGCCAAAACGATGCTCAGTGAGCTTTTGGCGGCGGCCGTATCGGGCACTAGCCTGAACACGATCCAAGGGACGGCCGGCACGACGGAAGACATGATCAAATATTCTTGGAACTATGCGATGCTGCTTGATAAAGGCCCCTCCGAGGCGGCACTGGTGCCGTCCCCGCTATATACCGGCATGAAGAAGGGCATCCTGACGCGGTTCGAAGAGATTACACGGAGTCCGTCGGAGGCACAGGACAGCTTGATCAGCATCCTAAGCGATAAAGTGATGAGCATTCCCGAGCTTGAAGGGGGCGTGCTGTTCGCGCAGCCTGGCTTCAACGTCATTGCTACGGCGAACATCCGGGACAAGGGGATCAACGAGATGAGCGGCGCCCTGAAGCGCCGGTTCAACTTCGAGACGATCAAGCCGATCGGCAATGTGAAGATGGAGGCCAAAATCATCGAATCCCAGGCCCGTAGCCTGCTGCAGCATAGCGGCATCGAGGTCGAAATCGATACGGAGGTGGTGGAGCTGCTGGCCACGACCTTCATGGAGCTCCGCACCGGGATGACCCGCGAGGGCTATAGGCTGGATTCGCCGCAGGCAACGATGAGCACGGCGGAAGCCGTGTCCGTGTATGTCCAGAGCGCGATGACGTCGTACTACTATGAAGGGAAGGACATCGCGCTGGATCGGCTTGTGCAGAACATGCTCGGCACAATCGCCAAGGAGAACGAGAAGGACCTGTCGATTCTCAAAACGTATTTCTCGAAGGTCGTGAAGATGCGGTCTAAGGATGAAGGCATCTGGAGCCGGTATTATGAGGAGCAAAAATGGATTGGTTAA
- a CDS encoding DUF5682 family protein has translation MDWLSQVTDADVAALKGLFDAKVHDLGSGTVYFPVRHHSPACCHHLVKLIDEYRPEAILIEGPESGNPLIGVLADEATVPPVALYYTYEHEAGRDACYYPMLACSPEYVALKEAVKRGIPAKFIDLDYHHLASCHAEPENTEKLEASTQDETLLAGSAFIQRLCAKLNCRSFDELWEKVFEIGGLAKTTRDFVQDVFTYCTLSRMCYPESRLLASGDLAREERMRERIAEARRQHERVLVVTGGFHTYGLIAEAAEPEAGRRTSEKPDMSAGQVQHQIYPMAYTFPEADRLNGYASGMPYPNYYGMVWERLQRGKEQPYGLVAVDLIARLTRKLRKLNEGVSTSDAIEAYRMVQDLAALRGKREGGVYELMDAALSSFVKGEQSLATEQPHTELGRMLTGDAVGTVARNPFHVPIVEDFKERCKEAKLRIETTGRHKKVLDLYAKAGHRRLSQLFQCLAYLVPTFAERLSGPDWTAMRDMSLVRETWEYAYSSRIEARLIENSLYGGTLREAATRKLEEEMQGIPDHHSGEMAQRMLQALLMGLQDTAARLYDQVRSALRKDGNFLSLCGSLHALNRIRQHGRLLGLTEDPRLPELVAEAYDNAVDKLAQLARANSDEHEPIIQGLKLLSMLADSPDPQFGDDVFRSHMNELLADPGLPAQLEGVCVAISSGLEDRPRREIVERARAYIRGAPERMRQTALYLQGVFAVSRDAFLYEDELLSELNYLVGQLPYEEFVGMVPELRLAFTYFTPLEIALITERVAGLFRVQADELDAPAMDELDLAQARAWDEAVRKEFEAWKLI, from the coding sequence ATGGATTGGTTAAGCCAGGTGACGGACGCGGATGTCGCGGCATTAAAAGGCCTGTTTGACGCCAAGGTACACGATCTGGGCAGCGGCACGGTCTACTTTCCGGTCCGGCACCATAGCCCGGCCTGCTGCCACCACCTGGTAAAGCTGATCGATGAATACCGGCCCGAGGCGATCCTTATCGAAGGGCCGGAGAGCGGGAATCCGCTGATCGGGGTGCTTGCCGACGAAGCCACGGTCCCCCCGGTCGCCCTCTATTACACGTACGAGCACGAGGCGGGAAGGGATGCCTGTTATTATCCGATGCTCGCGTGTTCGCCGGAATACGTGGCCCTTAAGGAAGCGGTCAAGCGAGGCATCCCAGCCAAGTTCATCGATCTGGACTACCATCACCTGGCAAGCTGCCATGCTGAGCCGGAGAATACGGAGAAGCTTGAGGCATCCACGCAGGATGAGACGCTGCTGGCCGGATCGGCCTTTATTCAGCGCCTGTGCGCGAAGCTGAACTGCCGCAGCTTTGACGAGCTGTGGGAGAAGGTATTCGAGATTGGCGGACTGGCGAAAACGACGCGCGATTTCGTTCAGGACGTATTTACGTACTGTACGCTGTCCCGCATGTGTTACCCGGAAAGCCGGCTCCTGGCTTCCGGCGATCTTGCGAGGGAAGAGCGCATGCGGGAGCGGATCGCGGAGGCGCGCCGGCAGCATGAGCGCGTGCTTGTCGTCACCGGGGGCTTCCATACGTACGGACTGATCGCCGAAGCGGCGGAGCCGGAAGCTGGGCGCCGGACCTCGGAAAAGCCGGACATGAGCGCCGGACAGGTGCAGCACCAGATTTATCCGATGGCCTACACGTTCCCCGAAGCGGACCGGCTGAACGGATATGCCAGCGGCATGCCGTACCCGAATTACTACGGCATGGTCTGGGAACGTCTTCAGCGCGGGAAGGAACAGCCTTATGGGCTTGTTGCCGTTGACCTAATCGCCCGGCTGACCCGCAAGCTGCGGAAGCTCAATGAGGGCGTATCCACCAGCGACGCGATCGAGGCCTACAGGATGGTGCAAGATCTTGCAGCTTTGCGGGGAAAAAGGGAGGGCGGCGTGTACGAGCTGATGGATGCGGCCCTGTCCTCGTTCGTAAAAGGCGAGCAGTCGCTGGCTACGGAGCAGCCCCATACGGAGCTTGGGCGGATGCTGACCGGGGATGCCGTCGGCACCGTTGCGAGAAATCCTTTTCATGTGCCGATCGTGGAAGATTTTAAGGAGCGGTGCAAGGAAGCAAAGCTCCGGATCGAAACGACAGGACGGCACAAAAAAGTGCTGGACCTCTATGCCAAAGCCGGACATCGCCGGTTAAGCCAGCTGTTTCAGTGCTTGGCCTATCTCGTTCCGACGTTTGCCGAGCGGCTGTCCGGACCGGACTGGACCGCCATGCGGGATATGAGCCTGGTTCGGGAAACGTGGGAGTATGCCTATTCCTCACGCATTGAAGCGCGTTTGATCGAAAACTCCCTGTACGGCGGAACGCTCAGGGAAGCTGCCACGCGCAAACTGGAAGAAGAAATGCAGGGCATCCCGGACCACCATAGCGGCGAGATGGCCCAAAGAATGCTGCAGGCCTTGCTGATGGGGCTGCAAGACACCGCGGCCCGGCTGTACGATCAGGTTCGCTCCGCACTGCGCAAGGATGGAAATTTTCTGTCGCTCTGCGGCAGCTTGCATGCGTTAAATCGAATCCGACAGCATGGCCGATTGTTGGGCCTGACGGAAGATCCGCGGCTGCCGGAACTGGTCGCGGAGGCATACGACAATGCCGTGGATAAGTTAGCGCAGCTGGCGCGCGCGAATTCGGACGAGCATGAGCCGATCATCCAAGGACTTAAGCTGCTGTCCATGCTCGCTGATTCTCCGGACCCGCAGTTCGGGGACGATGTGTTCCGGTCACATATGAACGAGCTCCTTGCCGATCCCGGCCTGCCTGCTCAGCTTGAAGGCGTCTGCGTAGCCATTTCTTCCGGTCTGGAGGATCGGCCGCGGCGGGAAATCGTCGAGCGGGCCCGTGCTTATATTCGCGGGGCCCCGGAACGCATGCGCCAGACGGCCCTTTATTTGCAGGGTGTCTTCGCCGTCTCGCGCGATGCGTTCCTGTACGAGGACGAGCTGTTATCCGAGCTGAACTACTTGGTCGGACAGCTGCCATATGAGGAATTCGTCGGCATGGTCCCCGAGCTGCGGCTGGCGTTTACGTATTTCACGCCGCTGGAAATTGCGCTGATCACCGAGCGGGTGGCGGGGTTGTTCCGCGTGCAGGCCGACGAGCTGGATGCGCCGGCGATGGATGAGTTGGATCTGGCACAAGCCCGGGCGTGGGACGAGGCCGTCAGGAAGGAGTTTGAAGCATGGAAGCTGATTTGA
- a CDS encoding VWA domain-containing protein: MEADLKRHSGEGPEAGPESNSPSTASESLNRWRLILGEAANEGLARSDEFDPEHFRYAEVDEILDYLYSREHGEEQGYRKEGGRGPSNLTVPSWLYKVRELFPKPTVEILEKQALDRYGLTELLTDKKLLESLEPNMGLLKNIMQFKGRMKGEALKSAKDIVRRVVEDLRRKLETQARASIMGKRSRYADSPVRSLRNLDFKRTIAKNLKNYDREKRRLVIERLYFDGNVQARNKWNVIIGVDESGSMMDSVIYSSVMASIFSRLNALRTKLFIFDTEVVDLSDRLEDPVDVLMNVQLGGGTHIAKALRYGETLIENPGKTIYILVSDLEEGYPIQHMYKACKDIVDAGCKLLVLTALDFEGNSVYNKHAAQVLADLGAHVAAITPNELADWIGDIVT; this comes from the coding sequence ATGGAAGCTGATTTGAAGCGGCATAGCGGTGAGGGACCGGAAGCCGGGCCAGAGAGCAATTCCCCAAGCACCGCCTCCGAGTCGCTGAACCGTTGGCGGCTCATCCTTGGGGAAGCCGCAAATGAAGGACTTGCCCGGTCGGACGAATTCGATCCGGAGCATTTCCGGTATGCCGAAGTGGATGAAATTCTGGATTACCTGTACAGCCGCGAGCATGGCGAGGAGCAGGGCTACCGGAAAGAAGGCGGACGCGGCCCGTCGAATCTGACCGTTCCGTCCTGGCTGTACAAGGTCCGGGAGCTGTTTCCCAAGCCGACCGTCGAAATCCTGGAAAAGCAGGCGTTGGACCGCTACGGCTTGACCGAGCTGCTGACCGACAAAAAGCTGCTGGAGTCGCTTGAGCCGAACATGGGACTGCTGAAAAACATCATGCAGTTCAAGGGACGCATGAAGGGTGAGGCGCTGAAAAGCGCGAAGGACATCGTGCGCCGGGTCGTGGAGGATCTGCGCCGCAAGCTGGAGACCCAAGCGAGGGCGAGCATTATGGGCAAACGCTCAAGGTACGCGGACAGCCCCGTTCGTTCGCTGCGCAACCTCGACTTCAAGCGAACGATTGCAAAAAACCTGAAAAACTACGACCGGGAAAAACGCCGGCTGGTGATTGAGCGTCTTTATTTTGACGGCAACGTCCAAGCACGGAACAAGTGGAACGTCATCATCGGCGTGGACGAAAGCGGCAGCATGATGGATTCGGTCATTTACAGCTCCGTCATGGCCAGCATCTTTAGCCGATTGAACGCCTTGCGCACAAAGCTGTTCATTTTCGATACCGAGGTGGTGGATCTCAGCGACAGGCTGGAGGACCCGGTGGACGTGCTGATGAACGTGCAGCTTGGCGGAGGCACCCACATCGCGAAGGCGCTGCGTTACGGCGAGACGCTGATCGAGAATCCCGGCAAAACGATCTATATTTTGGTCAGCGACCTGGAGGAGGGATACCCCATCCAGCATATGTACAAAGCGTGCAAGGATATCGTCGATGCGGGCTGCAAGCTGCTGGTGCTGACCGCGCTCGATTTCGAAGGAAATTCCGTATACAACAAGCACGCGGCCCAGGTTCTGGCCGATCTTGGAGCGCACGTCGCTGCCATTACGCCGAACGAGCTTGCGGACTGGATCGGGGACATTGTCACTTGA
- a CDS encoding DUF4132 domain-containing protein — MMITADRTIETLAEKFAQVCSDEYSLKTDRSEQIYDYIMGNTDTFPDMLGKKSHYTYLSTEALMKLGRKDEGDVFFRAGAILIHLESDYRNSWRESAFSLCLGDDAKAYGLAGKTKGNDRMGKVAARLENIRTYAGNSEIVDELKRSLTKMQRHLENQKTNHANNSNDMVEALLLFHAYSGLPGDAKHDAKVQSFNNELPELYRAVLARDASLVRRLLHTLFEPLVVGYAQTKDNRSWQELDQEWLEQKRKAIMANRYPDASTGGKDRVTPSVLQNTLMLACTSLLYLVNVAGGKEAFLDKQDDTGLALLEGLRELHEIYPLEVRHYLLSMDYRAKNTEELLSGLLPVDEPFRLIEQLCTDLYSHYVPWQALQASIAGDPERAKRAFDLSRSAYFRAFIHKVLDDHGVALPPEAGTVEDAVFAALRHPLEAGRHGLNAARYLSGETSLEDYWKDNVNRALFTHLNRNPKRIANLIKITFLPVESEAMRRFAVLLSRPETGTMEALSDLYSSYAFSGQQLLKAHGDDPEVNRDHLLSSLFQLNGMRDYSYRAVPHDEYAQIVEQNLEFAFSQYKSLPADTRLLALDIAFGEGKQLTLEQISSTLRLGLQDSSKKANALAAAKFNRTPDPELYIHVYRNEKKAGIKEMVLNAIRSLEQPQTVYQSLLTSEKSADWKTLIRILMDTAELGPMHAHAALAEQADAKKRSRIGWLSASELPDLTGADGEVLDERIKTYILLQSVDHSAAPNEGLNEVRTYATADSLARFAMELLQVWIQEGAPAKEKWAMYLSALFGDVQLVSIFMRQIKEWTENSRGAIAADAVKVLAYLKEPAALMAIDSIKRSVKNRQVKTAAEEALLLAAEQMGLTAEQLEDRLVSSLGFDEKGTQRLSYGERSFLIKVNTDLQLVVWNEEAGKAVKSLPAPGQKDDPDLASMAKAWFTQLKKDLKTMVNVQMQRLEESLSKQRLWTGEDWKRLFVDNVIMQKFAVGLIWGVYEDGGLTLTFRYMEDGTFNTVDEEEYELDLASRIGLVHPLELEASVIEAWKTQLEDYEIVQPFAQLQRETHAILEEEQDKGEYERLPDAELSPTGFPKALEKYGWIKGQPMDGGWYHEFYKNYGDMKAELTFSGTSISYYEGLEDITLESLIFFKAGKERDYSYYSDRKPIPLGKVPGRVFSETVYDILRAAGR, encoded by the coding sequence ATGATGATTACCGCAGACCGCACCATCGAAACGCTGGCGGAAAAATTCGCCCAGGTATGCTCCGATGAATATTCCCTGAAAACGGACCGGAGCGAGCAAATTTACGATTACATCATGGGAAACACCGACACATTCCCCGATATGCTCGGCAAAAAGAGCCATTATACATACTTGAGCACGGAAGCGCTCATGAAGCTGGGCCGGAAGGACGAAGGGGATGTCTTTTTCCGGGCAGGAGCGATCCTGATTCATCTGGAATCCGACTACCGAAATTCCTGGAGAGAAAGCGCGTTCTCCCTGTGCTTGGGCGACGATGCGAAGGCATATGGACTGGCAGGAAAAACGAAGGGCAACGACCGGATGGGCAAAGTCGCGGCACGATTGGAGAACATCCGTACCTATGCTGGCAATAGCGAGATCGTGGATGAGCTCAAGCGCAGCTTGACCAAGATGCAGAGGCATCTGGAAAACCAAAAAACGAATCATGCGAATAACAGCAACGACATGGTGGAAGCGCTGCTGCTCTTCCATGCCTACAGCGGATTGCCTGGCGATGCCAAGCATGACGCTAAGGTTCAGTCCTTCAACAACGAGCTTCCCGAGCTGTACCGGGCCGTGCTGGCAAGAGACGCGTCCTTGGTGAGGCGACTGCTCCATACGTTGTTTGAGCCGCTCGTCGTCGGATACGCGCAGACGAAGGATAACCGATCATGGCAGGAGCTGGATCAGGAGTGGTTGGAGCAGAAGCGCAAGGCGATCATGGCGAATCGATACCCGGACGCCTCGACGGGCGGGAAGGACCGCGTCACGCCGAGCGTGCTCCAGAACACGCTGATGCTCGCTTGCACGTCCTTGCTGTACCTGGTCAACGTCGCGGGCGGCAAAGAAGCCTTCCTGGACAAACAGGACGACACCGGACTTGCGTTGCTGGAAGGTCTGCGCGAGCTGCATGAGATATATCCGCTGGAAGTGCGCCATTACCTACTCAGCATGGACTATCGCGCCAAAAATACGGAAGAGCTGTTAAGCGGCCTGTTGCCGGTGGACGAGCCCTTCCGGCTGATCGAGCAGCTGTGCACCGATTTGTACAGCCACTATGTGCCGTGGCAGGCGCTGCAAGCGTCCATCGCGGGCGATCCGGAGCGGGCCAAGCGTGCATTCGACCTTTCGCGTTCCGCCTATTTCAGGGCATTCATCCATAAAGTGCTCGACGATCATGGCGTAGCGCTGCCGCCGGAAGCCGGCACGGTGGAGGATGCCGTGTTTGCCGCCTTGCGCCACCCGCTCGAAGCGGGACGCCACGGCTTGAATGCTGCACGGTACCTCTCAGGAGAGACATCGCTAGAGGACTACTGGAAAGACAACGTGAACCGCGCCCTGTTCACCCATCTGAACCGGAACCCGAAACGCATCGCCAACCTGATCAAGATCACGTTCCTGCCGGTGGAATCCGAAGCGATGCGCCGTTTCGCGGTGCTGCTCTCGCGTCCCGAAACAGGCACGATGGAGGCGCTGTCCGATCTGTATTCCTCTTATGCCTTTAGCGGACAGCAGCTGCTCAAGGCGCACGGCGATGACCCGGAGGTAAACCGCGACCATTTGCTATCCAGCCTGTTTCAGCTCAACGGCATGCGCGATTACAGCTATCGCGCGGTCCCGCACGATGAATATGCGCAAATCGTCGAGCAGAACCTGGAATTCGCGTTCAGCCAGTACAAATCGCTGCCTGCCGATACCCGCCTGCTAGCGCTGGACATTGCGTTCGGGGAAGGGAAGCAGCTCACGCTGGAGCAGATCTCCAGTACGCTTCGCCTGGGCCTTCAGGACTCGTCAAAGAAGGCGAATGCGCTTGCCGCAGCAAAATTCAACCGTACGCCGGACCCGGAGCTCTACATCCACGTTTACCGCAACGAGAAAAAGGCCGGCATCAAGGAAATGGTGCTGAACGCCATCCGCAGCCTGGAACAACCCCAAACGGTTTACCAGTCGCTGCTGACTAGCGAAAAATCCGCCGACTGGAAAACGCTGATCCGGATTTTGATGGATACGGCGGAGCTCGGCCCGATGCATGCGCATGCGGCGCTCGCGGAGCAAGCCGATGCCAAGAAACGGTCCCGCATCGGCTGGCTGTCCGCCAGCGAGCTGCCCGATCTCACAGGCGCCGATGGAGAGGTGCTGGATGAACGGATCAAAACGTATATTCTTCTTCAATCGGTCGATCATAGCGCCGCTCCGAACGAAGGATTGAACGAAGTGCGCACGTATGCCACCGCGGATTCTCTGGCACGCTTTGCGATGGAGCTGCTACAGGTTTGGATTCAGGAAGGGGCCCCGGCCAAGGAAAAGTGGGCCATGTACCTGTCCGCGCTGTTCGGTGACGTGCAGCTGGTAAGTATCTTCATGCGCCAGATCAAGGAGTGGACGGAAAACAGCCGCGGCGCGATTGCGGCCGATGCCGTCAAGGTGCTGGCCTACCTGAAGGAACCGGCCGCACTGATGGCCATCGACTCGATCAAACGCTCCGTGAAGAATCGCCAGGTGAAGACCGCAGCGGAGGAAGCGCTGCTGCTGGCTGCGGAACAAATGGGGCTCACGGCCGAGCAGCTGGAGGACCGCCTGGTGTCGTCGCTCGGCTTCGACGAGAAAGGAACACAGCGGCTCAGCTACGGCGAGCGCTCCTTCCTGATCAAGGTCAACACCGATCTTCAGCTCGTGGTGTGGAACGAAGAGGCCGGCAAAGCGGTCAAGTCGCTGCCCGCTCCCGGACAGAAGGATGATCCAGACTTGGCGTCCATGGCGAAGGCATGGTTCACTCAGCTGAAAAAGGACCTTAAAACGATGGTGAACGTGCAAATGCAGCGTTTGGAGGAATCGCTGTCCAAGCAGCGCTTATGGACGGGCGAAGATTGGAAGCGCCTGTTTGTGGACAACGTCATCATGCAGAAGTTCGCGGTCGGCCTGATCTGGGGCGTTTATGAGGATGGAGGCTTGACGCTGACCTTCCGTTACATGGAGGACGGCACGTTCAACACCGTGGACGAGGAAGAATACGAGCTGGATTTGGCGTCCAGGATCGGGCTCGTACACCCGTTGGAACTAGAGGCTTCCGTCATCGAGGCCTGGAAAACCCAGCTGGAGGATTATGAAATCGTTCAGCCGTTCGCTCAGCTGCAGCGGGAGACGCACGCCATCCTGGAAGAAGAGCAGGATAAAGGCGAGTACGAACGGCTGCCGGACGCGGAACTATCCCCGACCGGGTTTCCGAAGGCGCTCGAAAAGTATGGCTGGATCAAAGGGCAGCCGATGGACGGCGGCTGGTACCACGAGTTCTACAAAAATTACGGCGACATGAAGGCCGAGCTGACATTCAGCGGAACGAGCATATCCTATTATGAGGGCCTTGAGGATATCACGCTGGAGTCGCTCATTTTCTTCAAGGCGGGCAAGGAGAGAGATTATTCCTATTATAGCGACCGCAAGCCGATCCCGCTCGGAAAGGTTCCCGGGCGAGTATTCAGCGAAACGGTTTATGACATTTTGAGAGCGGCGGGGCGTTGA